TGTCCATAGCGCTTCTATTTCGGCGGACGGCTCTTACGTTGCAGTTGGCTCGGCGGATAACAAGATTTACTTCTTCAATCGGCAAGGTGAATTGCTGTGGAATTACGAGACCAGTGGTCGAGTATATAGCGTTTCTATTTCAGCAAACGGTTCCTACATTGCGGCAGGCTCAAAGGACAATGTTTATTTTCTCAATAGCAAGGGAGAGTTATTGTGGAGCTACGAGACTGGAGGCCAGGTTAGGAGTGTCTCCGTCTCCTCAGACGGACATTATGTCATAACGGGTTCAGATAATGGCAGAGTTTACTTCTTCAATCGAGATGGAGAGTTGTTATGGAGTTACAAAACCAATGGTTATATTTCGAGTGTTTCAATATCCGCCAACGGCTCGTATATTGGAGTAGGCTCTTATGATCACTGGATCTACTTTTTCAACAGGGATGGAGAGCTATTGTGGAAATACCCAACTGGTTATCCCATCCTCAGCGTTTCTATATCTCCGGACGGAAATTACATTGCAGCAGGTTCGTATAGTAATAGAGTTTACTTCCTCAACAAGACTGGAGAATTATTATGGAGTTACAAAACCGGTAAGGGAGTTTACAGTGTTTCTCTTTCCATGGGTGGCTCTTACATTGTGGCAGGCTCCGGGGACAACAAAGTATATCTCTTTAACAGGAATGGAGAGTTACTGTGGAGTTACGATACCGGCGATGGTGTCTACAGTGTTTCCATGTCTGAAGACGGAAATTATGTTGCAGTAGGATCTTACTCAATGGTTTACTTCTTCTCCAGACGGCCATTAGTGTTGGATTATTCACCGCCGCTCCAAGTTTATGCCGGTGGGGAGGTTTCAATTCCAATAAAAGTCCAGTACAACTTTTCCGCGGATTCAAAAGTGCTTGTTAGGATACTACAATCCTCTGAAGTCTGGAGTAAAGAAGAGGCCGTAAATGCAGGGTCTGGAGGACTATCACTCATCGCTAAATTCACTGCTCCAGTATATGCTGGGCAGTACACCTACAAGATCCGGGTTTTTTACTTGGATAATGGCAAGTGGATTCAAGGAGACGAGAAGACTTTCACATTAAATGTTGAAAAACCGCCGGAAACCCAAACTACTACAACAAGCACAATAGGTACCACCGAGACCCAGACGACAGACACCACAGACAGCGGCATCTGCGGGCCAGCTTTCATGCTCTTTTTCATCACGGTTCCACTTGTGAGAAGAAGAAAGAGATAATGGCAAGGGTGGCTGCATTTCTTTTCATTCTTCCTTATCCCCACTGGGCCGTGTGGCATGCTGCAATCCTACCCAATCGTGATCAGCTCCCTCGGTGCCTTCGTCAACCTTCTTCCCTTTCCGCCCTCAACGACCACATCGTCCTCTATTCTAACTCCCCCCAGGCCCGGCACGTAGATGCCCGGCTCTATCGTGAAGGTCATGCCGTTTTCTAGGGTTACCTCTCCATCTGGCCCTATGTAGGGCTCCTCATGGACATCCAAGCCCAGACCGTGGCCGGTTCTGTGAGTAAAGTACTCGCCGTAGCCCGCCTTGGCTATGTAGTCCCTTGCCGCTTTGTCAACCTCCTTCGCCTTTATGCCCTCGCGGACAGTCTGGAAGGCGCTCTCCTGGGCGTTCTTGACGACCTCATAAATCTCCAGGAGCTTCTCGTCTGGCTTTCCTAACGCGATAGTCCTCGTTATGTCGGAGCAATAGCCCTCCCACCTGGCGCCGTAGTCGAGGATAACGAGGTCTCCCTCCCTCAGTTTCCTCTCGTCGGGCGCGTGGTGGGGATTTGCCCCATTCTCACCGCTGGCAACTATTGGCTCGAAGGAGACTCCATCGGAGCGCTCCCTTATGAGGAGCTCAATCTTCAGGGAGAGGTCTTTCTCACGCATTCCGATTAAGTCCATGCCGATTATCTCCTCGAAGACCTCATCGACGATCTTTGCCGCCTTCTCCATGAGCCTAATTTCCTCAGCGTCTTTTCTCATTCTAAGCTCGCGCATCAGAATGCTTAACGGATGGAACTCGAAGCTTCCAAGCTTGAGAATACCTATCAGCCAGTCTGCCCTCATCGTGTTCTCCACCAGGATTCTGCCAGATGACAGGTCGAGTTCCTTTAGGATTTCGGCGAGCTTCCCGTAGGGATTCTCTCCATCACGCCAGAAGGTAACAGGGAAATCCATGATGACGTTCTCGTAGAGGCTTGGCGCTAAAAGGTGGTACTCCCCGTCAGAATTGATGACCAGAATCGTCAGTCTCTCTCCCGCTTCGTGGATGTGGAAGCTCGTTAGGTAGTAGAGGTTCGTCCCCGGGCTTATCAGCGCTCCGTCAAAGGCTTTTTCCTTGAGCAGAGAAGCGAGCCTGTTGAGGCGCATGGTTTTCACCGCTCCGACTACTCCGCAACTTTTAAAAACCTAATCTCGAACTTCGCCCGACTAGGCGGGGCAAACCCGCGGGATGTTCCCGTAAGGGAGAACCACAAACGAGGAAGGAGGGAGCAAGATGGGAATGTACAAGTACATTAGGGAAGCCTGGAAGAGCCCGAAGAAGAGCTACGTTGGGCAGCTTCTCAAAAAGAGGATGATAAAGTGGCGCCGCGAGCCGGTCGTCGTTCGCGTTGAGAGGCCGACCAGACTCGACAGGGCCAGGAGCCTCGGCTACCAGGCCAAGCAGGGCTACGTCATTGTTCGCGTTCGCGTCAGGCGCGGCGGAAGGAAGAGGCCCAGGTGGAAGGGTGGTAGGAAGCCCTCCAAGATGGGTATGGTTAAGTACAGCCCGAAGAAGAGCCTCCAGTGGATTGCCGAGGAGAAGGCCGCTCGCAAGTTCCCGAACCTTGAGGTTCTCAACAGCTACTGGGTCGGCGAAGATGGAATGTACAAGTGGTTCGAGGTCATCATGGTCGACCCGCACCACCCGGTCATAAAGAGCGACCCGAAGATTGCCTGGATAGCAGGCAAGGCCCACAAGGGCAGGGTCTTCCGCGGCCTCACCAGTGCCGGCAGGAAGAGCCGCGGCCTGAGGAACAAGGGCAAGGGCGCCGAGAAGGTCAGGCCCAGTGTGAGGGCCAACAAGGGCAAGACCAAGTGAAGTTTTCTCCCCGTCCTCTTTCTGTTTGGGTTTTATATATTGTCCGATCTTTGATTGCGAATTAATGTGTTAGGCATCTTTGAGATGTGTATTATTTGTGGGATTTTATACGGTCAAACTAAACCAGAATAACAAGATAAAATTCCATTAATACTAATAACAGTGTAAAAAGTCAAAAAGTTTAAATAGTTACAATTAAGAACTATAGATTGAGGTGATATAATGGCAACATATGGATTGTGGTATTTTAAAGCACAAGATGGAAGTTACGGAACATTTCCCTCTGCAGGAACACCATCTCAGTTGGAAGACAGAGGATTCACCTATGCAGTAGCATTACACTCTTCTGCAAAAGATGAAAATGGGAACTTACTCTATGGGAATATTCCGTTTAGTGGGTATTCTTACAATGATGGATATCAAGATGGGGCATCTCTTGGAAGATGGGTAGATCCAATATTGAGGGGAATTGACTATCTAGTTGTGATTCCAGTTCTTATTGACGAGAGTAGAACCCGAGGAGTTAGAGGAATTCAATATTGGAAGGGGTGGGTCGATGGAGTATACAACAACACGAGCGGCTACCAAGTGGGCTTCTATTGGTATCTTGAATATCCTTGGCAGGTTAGTGATGGGATTGTTTATGAAGAAGATATTCAAGAAATCTCAGCGTATATACGAAACAAGGGTCAGCAATTCATTTGGATACCGTATTTTCATTATTCATATCCTGATCATATTAGTGATATTACAAAAACGGATATTGGGCTTCTGGCGAAATACTTTACGTACGTGTTTATTCAGCCTAATTACTATCAGGGAACAACTAGAACACTGCAGGATTTCAACGTTGTGTATAATCAGATTGAGGAACTTAAAGAGGAGAACAATCTGAGCAACATCTTCATGGAAATGGAATGTGATGGCAGAGTTAGATCACCCGATCCAGGAACTGCTGTGGAGTATAGAGAAAGAGCATGTGCCTATGTGAGTTATACCAAGGATTACCCGCACAGGGCTTACTATTATGACACCAATCTTCAGAATATACAAAAAATGGAGGAGTATTGCAATGACAGGGGTAAGAGGTATGTATTTTAGGGTTTTTATTAGCTTTTTTGTCTTTACACTTTTCTTAATAGCGTCACAGGTTTCTGCAGCATATCCGGACGTAAAAATAACCACCGAAGTTGTTCCCGGAGATGACGACTTTTTCGTTGAGCTCTCCACATACGGCGTTTACAATCTAGGCGATGACTTAAGGGTCATCAATCTCACTGAGGACAGACTCCCGAGGGAATCTTTCATGTTCTACGTATCCAATGGGAGTTCCTACGTAGTATGGCGTGGAGACCTCTCATCGGAGTTTCACAGGGTTTTTTACTCCAATGGTTCTTGGTATCTCCTTCTACAGGGTGGCTACCCGCTCCTTAGGATAGATGGAAAGCCATTCTCGCGGGTTTACCCTTACAATTCAACCTACACCGCCATAACGGTTTACAGAATTAAAAACGGATGCATAGAGCCTACTTGGGCTATTCCTTCTCCATCTCCTGGGATTTTTGGTCCCTCAAGGTTGGAAAACGACACGGTGGTCTTTTCTTCCTATTCTGAGGCCTTCGGAAGGGGTTTCGTAGTGAGGGTGCCTTTGAAGTCCTTTGAGAAGTACCTGTCCATCATTAATGCCTCGGCTTTCGTGGATTCGCTCTTAGCCGCGCAGCTGTCCGACAGTACCCTAGTCATTTTCTTCCCCGAGCTTTACTATTTCAAGGCAAACGGGTCTATCTACGCTGGAATCGTCAAGAACGATGAATTTATCCCCGTTTTCAAGTCAGAAGAGGCAACTGGCTACGTCTTCGTTTTTCACGGTGTTCTTGATGCAATCCCAACTCTAATGGTGAACGTCGATAACGGGGAAGTGTTTCCGAAGATTACCAGTCAGTACAACCTCTGTGATTGCTATGGGGAAGACTCCAGTTTGATGCTCTCATACAAAACCACTGCCGAGACGGGTTCTATGAACCTCGACTTGATCCTTCTCGGTCTGGTTCTTGGGATTCTCACTGGGGGAGTTCTAGGATACAAGTTTGGGCGTGATGATTTTATGGGGCGTTGGTTCCGTTAGATTTTGCCCTTATTCTTCTTCTGGATTCTCTAACTTTATCCTTTTGATTCCAATTTTGTCAAAAGCTTTGTCAGAGCTGATTATCGTCCCTCTGCAGTGAGCTGCCTGGAAAGCGTCAAAAACGTTTAATCCATGCTCTTTTATGTAAAATGCTGCCTTTAGAGGCTCTCCATCATCTATGTTGCATATGGCCATGACGGCAGCGGTGAGTCTCACCGGGTCAAGGTTGTAGCGCTTTGCCAGAAGCATCAGCTCGATGAATGTCACCTCCGAAGTTGTTATGTTGCCCTTGTGGTCGCTGTAAATCTTGAGGGCATTTTTCTTGAGCCAGTCGTTTGGCTTTAGCAGGGCGAGGAAAAAGTCGGTGTCCGCGTATATCATTCCAGCTCCCTCAGGGCCTCTTCTAGTATCTCCTTCTTTAGCTCCTCGATGGACTTGTCTGGCAGGAGTTTTCCAAGCTCTTCAAGCTCCATCAAAGGGTCCTCCGGTTTTGGGACGATTAGTATCTCGCCGTTGAGGTCAACGAGATACACCTCTCTAGATATACCCTTCCTAATGCTTTTGGGGAGGTATAGTCTCCCCTTTGAGTCCACTTTTGCGAGCATTTTCCCACCAATATTGATTTAGTGGGTAGTCTTATAAATTTTACCCAATAATTGCGTGGGTTACCTTTTAAAGCGCCGTGTCGAATCAAATCCGGTGAGAAAAATGGCGAAGATAAAGGCACATCACGTCAGGCTGACCACCTTCATCCATGCAACTGAAGATGAAGACAAGGTTCTTGAGGCTATAGGCACCTTCATCCCGGAGGAGATAGACGACGATGACGTTCTCTTTGACATAGTGGAAACGCGAGGCTTCTTCGGCAACCCTATTAAAGTCGTGAACGTCGAGATAAAGCGGAGCAAGGCAGTTAGAAAGTTCATTGACTACTTTAAGGAACTCCTGAGTGAGTGGGATAAGACCTACGTACTTGACCACCTCGATGAGAAGATCGATGAGGAAGGAACGCTCTACGTCCGCTTTAACAAGCAGAAGGCCTACCTCGGCGAGGCGGAGGTTGATGAAGGAGAAGACGTCATCCAGGTCAGGATAAAGATCAAGGCCTTCCCAATGAGGAAGGATGCGGTGGTGAAAGCCGTCAGGGAGTGGCTGGAGGAATGACCCTCGAGTCTGAGGAAGTTTCCTTCTCCCGCGAGCACTGGGTTGAGATGGACGTAAGGAGTGAGGATGCCTACGAGCTGGCCAGTGGGTGGTTTGACGAGGTAGTTTTCACCAAAAGGCTCGTCCTGGAAAAGAGCCCCGACTTCGACGCCCTGAAGGCAGAAATCAAGGAGCTGAAAGAGAGGTACGGAAAGGTTGCCCTCCTTATCGTCACGAAAAAGCCGAGCCTAATAAGGGAAGTGAAGAACCGCAACCTCAAGGTTCTCCTCTACGTCCAGGGCGGCGACATGAGGGTCAACCGCTTCGCCCTAGAGGCCGGCGTCGATGCCCTTATAAGCCCGTGGCTCGGAAGGAAAGACCCTGGCTTCGACCACGTTCTGGCCAAGATAGCGGCCAAAAGGGACGTTGCCATAGGCTTTTCCATATCACCCCTTCTCAGCGCTTCCCCCTACGAGAGGGCCCATACTCTGCGCTTCATGATGAAGGTCTGGCAGCTGGTGAACAAGTACGACGTCCCGCGCTTCCTCACGAGTTCAGCCGAGAGCAGATGGGAAGTCCGCGGGCCGAGGGACTTAATGAGCCTCGGAATAGCGCTTGGCATGGAGATTCCCCAGGCCAAGGCAAGCTTGAACTTCTATCCAAGGATGATTTTGGGGAGGAAAAGCTAAGCCTCCCCCTTCAAAGCTGGAAGCTCTTCTGGCTCGTAGTCCTCAAGCTTTCCGTCGAGGAAGTCCTCGTAGCCCTTGAGGTCGAGCAGGCCGTGGCCGCTGAGGTTGAACAGGATGACTTCTTCCTTGCCCTCTTCCTTCGCCTTGAGGGCCCTGTCTATTGCAGCCTTGACCGCGTGGGCGCTCTCGGGTGCTGGAACTATACCTTCCGTCCTGGCAAAGAGCCGGGCCGCCTCGAAGACCTCCGTCTGATGGTAGGCTACTGGCCTAACTATTCCGTGGTTTATCAGAATACTCAGCGTTGGAGCCAGGCCGTGGTACCTCAGGCCGCCAGCGTGTATCGGCGGGACGTAGTAGGTGTGGCCGAGGGTGTGCATCTTCATCTTCGGCGTTAGCCCTCCAGAGTCCCCGTAGTCGTAGGTGTAAACGCCGCGCGTCATGCTCGGTGCCGCCCTTGGCTCAACCGCTATGAACTCGTAGTCATCTTTGCCGTCTAGTCTATCCTTGACGAAGGGATAGGCCAGGCCGGCGAAGTTGCTTCCTCCCCCAACGCAGCCAATTATGGCGTCTGGCTTCTCGAACTCCTTCATCTGCTCCTTGGCTTCCAGGCCAATGACCGTCTGGTGCATTAAAACGTGGTTGAGCACGCTTCCAAGGGCGTAGCGCGCTTTTTCGTCCCTTAGAACGTCCTCAATGGCCTCACTTATCGCTATTCCAAGGCCGCCGGGGTGGTTGGGGTCTTCGGCTAAAAACTTCCTGCCGATTTCAGTCCTGTCGCTTGGACTGGGGTAGATTTCGGCACCGTAGAGACGCATTATAGTCTTCCTGTAGGGCTTCTGGAAATAGCTTGCGCGGGCCATGTAAACCCTGACCTTTATTCCCATGAGTGCTCCTGCCAGAGACAGGGCAGTTCCCCACTGCCCGGCTCCAGTTTCGGTAACGAGCCTCTCTATTCCCTGCTTTTTGGCGTAGTACGCTTGAGCCAATGCGGTGTTTATCTTGTGGCTGCCTGTTACGGTAGCCCCTTCGTATTTGAAGTATATCCTCGCCGGCGTTCCGAGGGCCTTTTCGAGGTTCGTCGCCCTGAAGAGGGGCGTTGGACGGCCTATTTTAGCATAGAGCTCACGAACTTTCTTTGGGATCTCGATGTATCGTTCCATGGTCATTTCCTGCTTCACCAGCTCCGCTGCGAAGATGCGGAGCAGCTTCTCTGGCTCCATTGGCTCGTCCGTCTCCGGGTCGAGGGGCGGCGCCAAAGGCTCCGGCAGGTCAGGCAGAATGTTGTACCACCTCTTTGGTATCTTGGAATCCGGCAGAACGGCTTTCATTCAAACCACCTCCTGATTTTTGGAAGAAGTCCCAAAGGCGAGGGAATAAAGAGCGTAAGGACTAACCCAAAGCAGAAAGCTCCAGCTGGGTGGAGGCATAAGCTTAATCCTCTAGAACCTCCAAAAACGAGCCCCCCTATCAGTCAGGCCAAAAACGATCCCGCCCTTGAGCTGTTAGGCTAACCCGAACATTCAGGGGGATCTCAGAGAGGCCAAAAACAATCACTCCTGGCCATCATGGTGCATCGGAGTTCAAGGGATTGCAATCCTTAAATGTTTTTCTTCAAGTTGACTGGAGAAATGACGATTATTTCCACAGAATATGTTGGGTTTTTTGACATTTTTGCAATCTCTGGGCTGCGAAGGGATGTTCTGGGATACATGCCAGCCAAAACTTTTCACCCGGGTTTGGATAGGATTGCTCCGTTCGGTATTAGGGCCGATGACCTTTTGAAAGATCGTTCCATGGACGGGTGTATTTCTGCGTGAGGAGCCAACCTCACTGATTGCGGCAAGGGCAATCGTAGCGGAAACGGTTATTAACCTCCCCTTACAATATCATACGATGCCTAATGCTCCGGCTTGAGATCTACTGTGATGAAACCGAGGGAGAGCAAGTTTCCGCGGTTCTTGGTAAGTGGAACGTCCAATTCTACGTGGAAGAGGTGAGGGGCAACGATCACCGCGTCCTCAAGTTCGTGGCCCTTGTCCCTGATTTCATCATAAACGACCTTGCAGACGAGCTCATGAAGGCTATAGACCTCAGAAAAGGGCACTCGGCGATAACGTGGTCGCAGGTGAGCGGCAAGTCCGTCAAGTACGCCAACTCCCTCAAATCACTCAGGAAGTTCAAGCGCCGCTGGAGCCTCGCAGCTATAGAGAAGCTCATAGAAGACGCCAACAACCAGGCAACGGTTGATCCGATTCAGCTCACCCTCGGCGCGGTCGCTTCCATAATAGCCCTTTTCGGACTGATAAACGACAGCATCGTGATGATAATCTCTGCCATGCTCCTCTCTCCTATCCTCGGCCCCCTCTACGGATTCTCCCTCAACGTCGTCATGGGCAAGGGGAGAGACGCCCTAGACGCCGTCTATTCCATCCTTAAGCTTCTCGTAGTTATCTTTCTCTCCGCCGCCATCGTGACGCTCATCCTCAAGCTGGCTGGAGCCATGCCCTCTCAGCCGACCCACGAGATAGCGATCCGCGGAAATTCCGGCCTCGTTTACATCCTGCTGGCCGTTATACTCGGCTACGCGGGTGTCGTGGCTATAGTCAGCAAGATACCCGAGATACTGGCCGGCGTTTCCATTGCTGCCGCCCTCGTCCCCCCAACGACGGTCATTGGAATATCCCTCGTCATGGGCTGGTGGGATGTTTTCGGCGGTTCGCTGATTCTAACTCTTGAGAATGTTCTTGGCCTGTTAACCGGCTCGCTGCTCGGGCTGTACATCCTCAACGTCTCGCCAAGGAGCTACTACGAGAGGAGAGCGGCGAGACTCTACACAAAGAGAACCATGCTCGTCCTAGCGTTGATGATAGCACTGATAGTTCTCCTTGAACTCATGTTTCCAGGCTAAGCAACCTCGGTCTGCTCATAGACCAGTTCACCCTTCCTGTGCTTGACGAGCAGGCCGTAGAAGAACTCCTTCATCTCGGGGCTCATGTCGTCATCGAGCAGCAAGTCTGCTCTGCCCCTGTAATCCTTCTCTGCCTTCGTTATGAGGAGCGCTATCTGCGGTGTGAGGTGTTCGAGCAGGATTCTAACGAGCTCGGGATAGGCTTCCTCCTCCAGTTCCTCGTCGGCCTCTATGCCAAGGTAAACGGTGAAGCCCTTCATCTGGACAGCCAGAACGAACTCATTCTCGCTCAGCTCGAAGAACGAGAAGTTGTAGCTCTTAGATTTGACCCTCGCAAGCAGGACTCCCCGTATTGAGAGCGTAACAGGCTCGCCCTCTATCTCGAACACAAGGTCCTTCGCAAGCTCTCTCTGCGCTATTGCGTAAAGCTCCTCCATCGGCATGGCTTTCCATTATCATTTGGAGATAAAAGGGTTTCGCGTCACGTTTTTAACGATGAACTTCAAAAATATCACGGTGGTGTTATGAAGATCACGCGCTTTGGTGTCTCTGTTCCGGACGAGTTGCTCGAGAAGTTTGACAGAATCATAGAGGAGAAAGGCTACGTTAACAGGAGTGAGGCGATTAGGGATTTAATGAGGGACTTTATAGTCAGGCACGAGTGGGAGGAGGGGGACAAGGAAGTTGCAGGTACAATAACCATCGTATATAACCACGACGAAGCAGACGTGGTTAAAGAGCTTCTTGACCTCCAGCACGACTACGTCGATGAAATTGTTTCGAGCCTTCACGTTCACATGGATGAGCACAACTGCCTCGAGGTTGTGGTCGTTAAGGGTAAGGCGGGAAGGATAAAGGAGATCGCCGAGAGGCTCATAAGCCTGAAGGGCGTCAAGCACGGAAAGCTTGTGATGACGACCACGGGGAGGGAACTGGTGTGATTGAATCCTGGAGGGGATGGGTATGAGGATACTCGGTTTTCTGTCCTCACTCGTCGTTGCCCTCTCCTTTGTTCTCCCATGGTTCCGGCTGCCTTGGGGTGGGCAAATAACGTTCCTTGGCATCCTCCGTGAGGTTTTGGCAAGTTCCAGTGGCTTTGAGGGTGCATTCTGGTGGCTCAACCCTAACACTACGGGCACTATCTTTCTCTTCATAACGTTCTTCGCGGGTATATTCATGATACTCGTCGGGATACTCTTCGGGCTTCTCGGCGGCAGGCTTGGGCCGGGCATTGGAATGGTTGGAATGCTTGTGTTTACCCTCACCGCGTGGCACATATACGGGCAGGACTTCTTTGGAACGCTCGCTGAGGGATACGTAATAGCGCTACTGAGCTTCGTCGTCGGCTTTGTCGCTGGTGGGGGGAAGAGCCTCTAGCCGATGACCTCGACTATATCGCCGTTCCCGGGAGGCAGGGTAGCCATGATGTCCTCTTCCCTAACTTTGTAGCCCCACTTCTCGAGGATGCGCCTGATCTTCTTCACGAGTTCACTCTTCTTCAGTGAACCTGGTCTTATGATGATGTACTTATCCGTGTGGACTTTTATTGCCTCCACCGGCGCACAGACAACGTAATTTTCGCCCTCGTGCTCGATGACACCAACGGCCAGCTTAAGCGGTAGACCGCGGAGCCAGTTCCTCTTTCCGTAGACCATGAATGCACCTTTGCCGAGATACTCTCCGCTCGGCGCCTGCTTTGTCACCTGGTTTGGATACGCCCAGTATGCATCGGCGCTGTAGAGCCCCTGGCTCCAGGCTTTGCTCATCGAAACGGCGAACTGACAGGCCTCGAAGATAGTCTTCTCTCCAGCCTTCTGACCATCTTTTATAACGACGTGCGGCGCTCCGTAAACGTCCGCGTGGCAGTAGAGATCGTTCTCGTCCATGTGTTTCTTTATCAGATTCTCGTTGGTACTCGCGTCCTTTCCTGCCAGAACGAGGAAGCCCTCACTCGACACGAACCAGCGGAACTTCTCGAACCACTTCTTCTTTCTGCGCTCTATTCTCTTTACCGCAAGCTCCTTTTTCATTTCCTCTTCTATGAGCTTCTCGATTTCATCCAGCTTTCTCTTGGTATCCTTGTAGGCCTTAAGTGCCCCCTCAAGCTTGTGCTTGGCCTTCTTGGCCTTCTCGTAGTAGAGCTCCGCGTTTTCACCTATGCTCTTGTTGAGGTAGAGCCTGACCTTCTTCCCCTCGAGCTCTATCGTCACGGCCTTCTCCTTAGGGTCAACGGACTTTACCATAAGCGCCGCCTTGTTCCCTGCCTTCTTGCCTTCATCTATTCTCTTCTTGAACTCCTCCCAGCCGAGCTTTTCAGTTGCCTTCCTGAACTCATCCAGAAGCCTTTCGACCATCGTGAAGTTGGCGTATATCAAGTCGCCTAT
This genomic window from Thermococcus sp. LS1 contains:
- a CDS encoding DUF5711 family protein, translated to MGKIVGWIFVVLLLVALVPTGVKAQVIEKEPLWSHDVDGHFTAVSTSADGSYIVAGSAPPDNKIYFFNRAGGLLWSYNVGGWIHSVSVSSNGSYVAVGSGDHVVYFFNWQGELLWNYETGDTVYSVSVSSDGSYIVVGSGDKVYFFNKDGKLLWDYETKGFVWSVSMSRDGSYIAAGSGWKNETGNYHGKVYFFNRNGELLWSHETRSEAYSVSLSANGNYVVVGSWDDVYFFNRQGELLWNYKTNDRVYRVSVSANGSYVAVGLDFSNEIYFFNNNGKLLWSYKGERVHSVHYPIHSRLSMSSDGRYIAVIFPLDSKVYLLDRQGKLLWSYDTKGYIWSVSISVDGNYVAISSDKVYFFSENGTLLWDTNTSPRGWVEGVVLSANGNYTAVWAFLKVYLINKAGELLWDYKIGNYVHSASISADGSYVAVGSADNKIYFFNRQGELLWNYETSGRVYSVSISANGSYIAAGSKDNVYFLNSKGELLWSYETGGQVRSVSVSSDGHYVITGSDNGRVYFFNRDGELLWSYKTNGYISSVSISANGSYIGVGSYDHWIYFFNRDGELLWKYPTGYPILSVSISPDGNYIAAGSYSNRVYFLNKTGELLWSYKTGKGVYSVSLSMGGSYIVAGSGDNKVYLFNRNGELLWSYDTGDGVYSVSMSEDGNYVAVGSYSMVYFFSRRPLVLDYSPPLQVYAGGEVSIPIKVQYNFSADSKVLVRILQSSEVWSKEEAVNAGSGGLSLIAKFTAPVYAGQYTYKIRVFYLDNGKWIQGDEKTFTLNVEKPPETQTTTTSTIGTTETQTTDTTDSGICGPAFMLFFITVPLVRRRKR
- a CDS encoding Xaa-Pro peptidase family protein, with translation MRLNRLASLLKEKAFDGALISPGTNLYYLTSFHIHEAGERLTILVINSDGEYHLLAPSLYENVIMDFPVTFWRDGENPYGKLAEILKELDLSSGRILVENTMRADWLIGILKLGSFEFHPLSILMRELRMRKDAEEIRLMEKAAKIVDEVFEEIIGMDLIGMREKDLSLKIELLIRERSDGVSFEPIVASGENGANPHHAPDERKLREGDLVILDYGARWEGYCSDITRTIALGKPDEKLLEIYEVVKNAQESAFQTVREGIKAKEVDKAARDYIAKAGYGEYFTHRTGHGLGLDVHEEPYIGPDGEVTLENGMTFTIEPGIYVPGLGGVRIEDDVVVEGGKGRRLTKAPRELITIG
- a CDS encoding 50S ribosomal protein L15e; the encoded protein is MGMYKYIREAWKSPKKSYVGQLLKKRMIKWRREPVVVRVERPTRLDRARSLGYQAKQGYVIVRVRVRRGGRKRPRWKGGRKPSKMGMVKYSPKKSLQWIAEEKAARKFPNLEVLNSYWVGEDGMYKWFEVIMVDPHHPVIKSDPKIAWIAGKAHKGRVFRGLTSAGRKSRGLRNKGKGAEKVRPSVRANKGKTK
- a CDS encoding DUF4855 domain-containing protein produces the protein MATYGLWYFKAQDGSYGTFPSAGTPSQLEDRGFTYAVALHSSAKDENGNLLYGNIPFSGYSYNDGYQDGASLGRWVDPILRGIDYLVVIPVLIDESRTRGVRGIQYWKGWVDGVYNNTSGYQVGFYWYLEYPWQVSDGIVYEEDIQEISAYIRNKGQQFIWIPYFHYSYPDHISDITKTDIGLLAKYFTYVFIQPNYYQGTTRTLQDFNVVYNQIEELKEENNLSNIFMEMECDGRVRSPDPGTAVEYRERACAYVSYTKDYPHRAYYYDTNLQNIQKMEEYCNDRGKRYVF
- a CDS encoding PIN domain-containing protein; the encoded protein is MIYADTDFFLALLKPNDWLKKNALKIYSDHKGNITTSEVTFIELMLLAKRYNLDPVRLTAAVMAICNIDDGEPLKAAFYIKEHGLNVFDAFQAAHCRGTIISSDKAFDKIGIKRIKLENPEEE
- a CDS encoding AbrB/MazE/SpoVT family DNA-binding domain-containing protein, whose amino-acid sequence is MLAKVDSKGRLYLPKSIRKGISREVYLVDLNGEILIVPKPEDPLMELEELGKLLPDKSIEELKKEILEEALRELE
- a CDS encoding RNA-binding protein; the protein is MAKIKAHHVRLTTFIHATEDEDKVLEAIGTFIPEEIDDDDVLFDIVETRGFFGNPIKVVNVEIKRSKAVRKFIDYFKELLSEWDKTYVLDHLDEKIDEEGTLYVRFNKQKAYLGEAEVDEGEDVIQVRIKIKAFPMRKDAVVKAVREWLEE
- a CDS encoding Ribonuclease P protein component 3, whose product is MTLESEEVSFSREHWVEMDVRSEDAYELASGWFDEVVFTKRLVLEKSPDFDALKAEIKELKERYGKVALLIVTKKPSLIREVKNRNLKVLLYVQGGDMRVNRFALEAGVDALISPWLGRKDPGFDHVLAKIAAKRDVAIGFSISPLLSASPYERAHTLRFMMKVWQLVNKYDVPRFLTSSAESRWEVRGPRDLMSLGIALGMEIPQAKASLNFYPRMILGRKS
- a CDS encoding TrpB-like pyridoxal phosphate-dependent enzyme, whose translation is MKAVLPDSKIPKRWYNILPDLPEPLAPPLDPETDEPMEPEKLLRIFAAELVKQEMTMERYIEIPKKVRELYAKIGRPTPLFRATNLEKALGTPARIYFKYEGATVTGSHKINTALAQAYYAKKQGIERLVTETGAGQWGTALSLAGALMGIKVRVYMARASYFQKPYRKTIMRLYGAEIYPSPSDRTEIGRKFLAEDPNHPGGLGIAISEAIEDVLRDEKARYALGSVLNHVLMHQTVIGLEAKEQMKEFEKPDAIIGCVGGGSNFAGLAYPFVKDRLDGKDDYEFIAVEPRAAPSMTRGVYTYDYGDSGGLTPKMKMHTLGHTYYVPPIHAGGLRYHGLAPTLSILINHGIVRPVAYHQTEVFEAARLFARTEGIVPAPESAHAVKAAIDRALKAKEEGKEEVILFNLSGHGLLDLKGYEDFLDGKLEDYEPEELPALKGEA
- a CDS encoding TIGR00341 family protein; this translates as MLRLEIYCDETEGEQVSAVLGKWNVQFYVEEVRGNDHRVLKFVALVPDFIINDLADELMKAIDLRKGHSAITWSQVSGKSVKYANSLKSLRKFKRRWSLAAIEKLIEDANNQATVDPIQLTLGAVASIIALFGLINDSIVMIISAMLLSPILGPLYGFSLNVVMGKGRDALDAVYSILKLLVVIFLSAAIVTLILKLAGAMPSQPTHEIAIRGNSGLVYILLAVILGYAGVVAIVSKIPEILAGVSIAAALVPPTTVIGISLVMGWWDVFGGSLILTLENVLGLLTGSLLGLYILNVSPRSYYERRAARLYTKRTMLVLALMIALIVLLELMFPG